A region from the Dinoroseobacter shibae DFL 12 = DSM 16493 genome encodes:
- a CDS encoding phosphatidylserine decarboxylase, whose translation MRMTDTFIKPMHPEGRKFVAIFGAIALALFIVWEPLGWIGVGATVWCYYFFRDPERVTPQRDGLVISPADGVVSLIEQAVPPAELGMADTPLTRVSVFMNVFNCHVNRTPVPGTVKAVAYRPGKFLNASLDKASEDNERNSICVEMADGRQIAMVQIAGLVARRIVSFVKGGETLAAGERFGLIRFGSRVDVYLPQGVQPLVSVGQTMVAGETVLAELGAGGRAA comes from the coding sequence ATGCGCATGACCGACACCTTCATCAAGCCGATGCATCCCGAGGGCCGCAAGTTCGTGGCGATTTTCGGGGCCATTGCCCTCGCGCTCTTCATCGTGTGGGAGCCTCTGGGCTGGATCGGGGTCGGTGCGACGGTGTGGTGCTACTATTTCTTCCGCGACCCCGAGCGGGTGACGCCGCAGCGCGACGGGCTGGTGATCAGCCCCGCGGACGGGGTCGTCTCGCTGATCGAGCAGGCCGTGCCCCCGGCGGAGCTGGGCATGGCCGACACCCCCCTGACCCGGGTCAGCGTCTTCATGAACGTGTTCAACTGCCACGTGAACCGCACGCCCGTGCCCGGGACGGTGAAGGCCGTGGCCTACCGGCCGGGCAAGTTCCTCAACGCCTCGCTCGACAAGGCCAGCGAGGATAACGAGCGCAACTCGATCTGTGTCGAGATGGCCGATGGCCGCCAGATCGCCATGGTGCAGATCGCGGGGCTGGTGGCCCGGCGCATCGTCAGCTTCGTCAAGGGCGGCGAAACCCTCGCGGCCGGCGAGCGGTTCGGTCTGATCCGCTTCGGCAGCCGCGTGGATGTCTACCTGCCCCAGGGCGTGCAGCCACTGGTCTCGGTCGGGCAGACCATGGTCGCGGGCGAAACCGTGCTGGCGGAGCTGGGCGCCGGAGGCCGCGCAGCATGA
- a CDS encoding DEAD/DEAH box helicase: MDFDMLGLSPRLVAGLAAQNITDPTPIQTRAIPHGLNGRDVLGIAQTGTGKTAAFGLPLLDALMKAGTKPAPRTCRGLILAPTRELVSQICESLRAFTEGSHLKLQVIVGGVAIGPQIKRAERGADLIVATPGRLIDLLDRKALRLSETRFLVLDEADQMLDLGFIHALRKIAPLLPAERQTMLFSATMPKQMEELSRAYLTDPARVEVAPPGKIADKITQSVHFVEQGAKTQLLIDLLGNHRDELALVFSRTKHGADRLARKLSNAGFETAAIHGNRSQGQRERALKAFREGTLKVLVATDVAARGIDIPDVRFVYNFDLPNVPENFVHRIGRTARAGRDGQAVAFCAPEEMGELRAVQKVMGLTLPVAGGTPWEVMDEPSKPRRGGGGRGRGPGGGGGQRRGSGGGKPTGQGKPQPKPQGKPANKRRRPRRARAAA, encoded by the coding sequence TTGGATTTCGACATGCTGGGGCTCTCGCCCCGCCTCGTGGCCGGCCTTGCCGCCCAGAACATCACCGACCCGACCCCGATCCAGACCCGCGCGATCCCGCACGGGCTCAACGGGCGCGACGTGCTGGGCATCGCCCAGACCGGCACCGGCAAGACCGCGGCCTTCGGGCTGCCCCTGCTCGATGCGCTGATGAAGGCGGGCACCAAGCCTGCGCCGCGCACCTGCCGCGGGCTGATCCTCGCCCCCACGCGGGAATTGGTGAGCCAGATCTGTGAGAGCCTGCGCGCCTTCACCGAAGGCTCCCATCTCAAGCTGCAGGTGATCGTGGGCGGTGTTGCCATCGGCCCGCAGATCAAGCGCGCCGAGCGGGGCGCCGACCTGATCGTGGCCACGCCCGGCCGTCTGATCGACCTGCTGGACCGCAAGGCCCTGCGCCTGAGCGAAACCAGGTTCCTGGTGCTGGACGAGGCCGACCAGATGCTGGATCTCGGCTTCATCCATGCCCTGCGCAAGATCGCGCCGCTCCTGCCCGCGGAACGCCAGACCATGCTGTTTTCGGCCACCATGCCCAAGCAGATGGAAGAGCTCAGCCGCGCCTACCTGACTGATCCTGCGCGGGTCGAGGTCGCGCCTCCGGGCAAGATCGCCGACAAGATCACCCAGTCGGTGCATTTCGTCGAACAGGGCGCCAAGACGCAGCTGCTGATCGACCTTCTCGGCAATCACCGGGACGAGTTGGCGCTGGTCTTCTCGCGCACCAAGCACGGGGCCGACCGGCTGGCGCGCAAGCTGAGCAACGCGGGCTTCGAGACCGCCGCGATCCACGGCAACCGCAGCCAGGGCCAGCGGGAGCGCGCGCTCAAGGCCTTCCGCGAGGGCACGCTCAAGGTGCTGGTGGCCACGGATGTGGCTGCCCGGGGGATCGACATCCCCGATGTGCGCTTCGTCTACAATTTCGACCTGCCCAACGTGCCGGAGAATTTCGTGCACCGGATCGGCCGGACCGCCCGCGCGGGCCGCGATGGCCAGGCGGTCGCCTTCTGCGCGCCCGAGGAAATGGGCGAGCTGCGCGCGGTGCAGAAGGTCATGGGCCTGACCCTGCCCGTGGCCGGCGGCACCCCGTGGGAGGTGATGGACGAGCCGTCCAAACCCCGCCGCGGCGGCGGTGGTCGCGGGCGCGGCCCCGGCGGTGGTGGGGGCCAGCGTCGCGGCAGCGGCGGCGGCAAGCCGACCGGCCAGGGCAAGCCCCAGCCGAAGCCCCAGGGCAAACCGGCCAACAAGCGCCGCCGCCCCCGGCGCGCCCGCGCCGCGGCGTAA
- a CDS encoding DUF2975 domain-containing protein, whose amino-acid sequence MQTSLPPRLARLCTLLGHGCTLACALLIAGYGVVLVDPEPFLPPVETATGLTPGKRVALATLAAVILAPAGVALWTARGLFGRYGQGCVFSHCNAAAIRRIGAALLLGTGLAIAGRTAAVLILTHDNPPGARTLAVSFAGHDVLLGLLGALLMVMGWVLAEATRQADENRLFV is encoded by the coding sequence ATGCAAACTTCTCTTCCCCCGCGCCTTGCCCGGCTTTGCACCTTGCTCGGCCATGGCTGTACCTTGGCCTGCGCCCTGCTGATCGCAGGCTACGGGGTGGTTCTAGTCGATCCAGAGCCCTTCCTGCCACCGGTGGAGACCGCGACCGGCCTGACCCCGGGCAAGCGGGTGGCCCTTGCGACGCTTGCCGCGGTGATCCTCGCCCCGGCGGGTGTCGCGCTCTGGACAGCGCGCGGGCTTTTCGGGCGTTACGGGCAAGGCTGTGTGTTCAGCCATTGCAATGCCGCGGCGATCCGGCGCATCGGCGCAGCCCTTTTGCTCGGCACCGGGCTGGCCATCGCCGGACGCACGGCGGCGGTGCTGATCCTGACCCATGACAACCCGCCGGGGGCCCGCACGCTCGCGGTGTCCTTCGCGGGACATGATGTGCTGCTGGGGCTTCTGGGGGCGCTTTTGATGGTGATGGGTTGGGTGCTGGCCGAGGCCACGCGCCAGGCGGACGAGAACCGGCTCTTTGTCTGA
- a CDS encoding helix-turn-helix domain-containing protein: MSEADITVRLDVMLARRKMRSRELARRIGITEQNLSLLKSGKVKGVRFETLAAICRELDCQPGDLLEYLPGGEASGSGQSSPSAQ, encoded by the coding sequence TTGTCTGAGGCAGACATTACCGTGCGGCTGGACGTGATGCTGGCCCGCCGCAAGATGCGCTCGCGCGAGCTCGCGCGCCGCATCGGGATCACGGAGCAGAACCTGTCGCTGCTGAAATCCGGCAAGGTGAAGGGCGTACGGTTCGAGACGCTCGCGGCGATCTGCCGGGAGCTCGACTGCCAGCCGGGCGACCTGCTGGAATATCTGCCCGGCGGGGAGGCATCCGGCTCTGGCCAATCCTCCCCATCCGCGCAATAA
- the cobT gene encoding cobaltochelatase subunit CobT: MSKPDNPVEPFKKALAEATRVLADDPDMAVTYSVDPPGMTSDSMRLPQISRRMTREEVMFARGTADAYAMRRKYHDAGTHARYEPAGQMARDLYEAMETARCEAMGARVMPGTAGNIDAKIGAEAQRKGYDQVTQASEAPLAIAAGYLIRHLATGRDLPKGAQNVMDLWRDHIEDQCGETLATLQRDLSDQAAFAKLARQIIDDLGYGDQLGDDPDQEEDESEDTSEQEEDEDSAAEDGDEDDQQSEQGEAAPDPSDTQEMDPSQAEVAMDDLADMELGDEAELPEGEAPLEPPPPPAHSDADPNYVVYLTEHDEEIKAEDLAEPAELERLRAYLDQQLEPLKGAVSRLANKLQRRLQAQQNRSWKFDMEEGILDVGRLARVVANPTTPLSFKVEQDTEFRDTVVTLLLDNSGSMRGRPISIAAICADVLARTLERCQVKVEILGFTTRAWKGGLSREKWLADGRPQQPGRLNDLRHIIYKQADAPMRRTRNNLGLMMKEGLLKENIDGEALEWAHRRMLARPEARKILMVISDGAPVDDSTLSVNPANYLEKHLRDVIAMVEKRRAVELIAIGIGHDVTRYYDRAVTITDVEQLAGAMTEQLAALFDSDPRARARVMGIKRAS, translated from the coding sequence ATGAGCAAGCCCGACAACCCCGTCGAACCCTTCAAGAAGGCCCTGGCCGAAGCGACCCGCGTGCTGGCCGATGATCCGGACATGGCGGTGACCTATTCCGTCGATCCGCCGGGGATGACATCGGACTCCATGCGCCTGCCCCAGATCAGCCGCCGCATGACCCGCGAAGAGGTGATGTTCGCGCGCGGCACCGCCGATGCCTATGCCATGCGCCGGAAGTATCACGACGCGGGCACGCATGCGCGATACGAACCCGCCGGGCAGATGGCGCGCGACCTCTACGAGGCGATGGAGACCGCCCGGTGCGAGGCGATGGGCGCACGGGTGATGCCGGGGACGGCTGGCAATATCGACGCCAAGATCGGTGCCGAGGCCCAGCGCAAGGGCTATGACCAGGTCACCCAGGCCTCCGAAGCGCCGCTGGCCATTGCCGCGGGCTACCTGATCCGGCACCTGGCCACGGGGCGCGATCTGCCCAAGGGGGCGCAGAATGTCATGGACCTATGGCGCGATCACATCGAGGACCAGTGCGGCGAGACGCTTGCAACGCTGCAGCGGGACCTGAGCGATCAGGCCGCCTTTGCCAAGCTGGCCCGGCAGATCATCGACGATCTGGGCTATGGCGACCAGCTGGGCGACGACCCGGACCAGGAAGAGGACGAGTCCGAAGACACCTCCGAACAGGAGGAGGATGAGGACAGCGCCGCCGAGGACGGCGATGAGGACGACCAGCAGTCCGAACAGGGCGAAGCCGCCCCCGACCCCTCCGACACCCAGGAAATGGACCCGTCCCAGGCCGAGGTCGCCATGGACGACCTGGCGGATATGGAGCTGGGCGACGAGGCCGAGCTGCCCGAGGGCGAGGCCCCGCTTGAGCCGCCGCCGCCGCCCGCCCATTCCGATGCGGACCCGAACTACGTGGTCTACCTCACCGAGCACGACGAGGAGATCAAGGCCGAGGATCTGGCCGAGCCTGCAGAGCTCGAACGCCTGCGCGCCTATCTCGACCAGCAGCTCGAGCCGCTGAAGGGCGCGGTCTCGCGGCTGGCCAACAAGCTGCAGCGGCGTCTCCAGGCGCAGCAGAACCGCAGCTGGAAATTCGACATGGAGGAAGGCATCCTCGATGTCGGGCGGCTGGCGCGCGTGGTCGCGAACCCGACGACCCCGCTGAGCTTCAAGGTCGAACAGGACACCGAGTTTCGCGATACGGTGGTCACGCTCCTGCTGGACAATTCCGGCTCCATGCGCGGGCGCCCGATCTCGATTGCGGCGATCTGCGCCGATGTGCTGGCGCGGACGCTGGAGCGGTGCCAGGTGAAGGTCGAGATCCTGGGCTTCACCACCCGCGCCTGGAAAGGCGGGCTGAGCCGCGAGAAATGGCTCGCCGATGGTCGCCCGCAGCAGCCCGGACGCCTGAACGATTTGCGCCACATCATCTACAAGCAGGCCGACGCGCCCATGCGCCGGACCCGGAACAACCTCGGCCTGATGATGAAGGAAGGGCTGCTTAAGGAAAACATCGATGGCGAGGCGCTGGAATGGGCGCACCGCCGCATGCTGGCACGGCCCGAGGCGCGCAAGATCCTGATGGTGATCTCGGACGGCGCCCCGGTGGACGATTCGACCCTGTCGGTGAACCCGGCGAACTATCTCGAAAAGCACCTGCGCGACGTGATCGCCATGGTCGAGAAGCGCCGCGCGGTGGAATTGATCGCCATCGGCATCGGCCATGACGTCACACGCTACTACGACCGTGCCGTGACCATCACGGATGTGGAGCAGCTGGCAGGCGCGATGACCGAGCAACTTGCCGCCCTGTTCGACAGCGACCCCCGGGCCCGGGCCCGGGTGATGGGAATCAAGCGCGCCAGCTGA
- a CDS encoding endonuclease/exonuclease/phosphatase family protein, giving the protein MTKFRLCTFNIENLFTRFNFSGFSDPDAARYLSPIVQFYGDYGDDDLSKFAAFKRMVETAAIAQDDDKRQQTALAIAEADAHLYCLQEVDGFDPLTRFLEAYVKKTMGESFHNRVLHEGNDPRGIDVAAISVRRFPFYSRSHAWLTGSVIDNTETGRALLDAYPLARGRARSLRSARVFRRDCLELVVPVGDGTLTLYNCHFKSMGGRDAEKSLATRQTEAILVRELITRKFPDPAAGLWAICGDLNDALSYRFVSSVRQADGSFAESLRDRPPSGEDASGVAPLLEDGFGINLVAALPEAARWTHYYAGGRSKTQLDYVIASPALAARVRSTPEIIRTGMPQRVPNLDTPRYPRIGWDRPKASDHCPVVVEFDI; this is encoded by the coding sequence ATGACCAAGTTCCGCCTTTGCACCTTCAACATCGAAAACCTGTTCACCCGGTTCAATTTTTCGGGCTTTTCCGACCCGGATGCGGCGCGCTACCTGTCGCCGATCGTGCAGTTCTACGGCGATTACGGGGATGATGACCTGAGCAAGTTCGCCGCGTTCAAGCGCATGGTGGAAACCGCCGCCATCGCGCAGGACGACGACAAACGTCAGCAGACCGCCCTCGCCATCGCCGAAGCGGATGCGCATCTCTACTGCCTGCAGGAGGTTGACGGGTTCGACCCGCTGACCCGGTTCCTGGAGGCTTATGTGAAGAAGACGATGGGCGAGAGTTTCCACAACCGCGTCCTGCACGAAGGCAACGACCCGCGCGGCATCGACGTGGCCGCGATCTCGGTGCGCAGGTTTCCGTTCTACAGCCGCAGCCATGCCTGGCTGACGGGCTCGGTGATCGACAATACCGAAACGGGACGGGCCCTGCTCGACGCCTATCCTCTGGCGAGGGGCCGCGCGCGGTCGCTGCGCTCGGCGCGGGTGTTTCGGCGCGATTGTCTGGAACTGGTGGTGCCCGTGGGGGACGGGACGCTCACGCTCTACAACTGTCATTTCAAATCCATGGGCGGGCGCGATGCGGAGAAATCCCTCGCCACGCGGCAGACCGAAGCGATCCTGGTGCGCGAGCTGATCACCCGGAAATTCCCGGATCCCGCGGCAGGGCTCTGGGCGATCTGCGGCGATCTGAACGACGCATTGAGCTACCGCTTCGTCAGCTCGGTGCGGCAGGCCGATGGCAGCTTTGCCGAAAGCCTACGCGACAGGCCGCCTTCCGGCGAAGACGCATCGGGGGTCGCGCCGCTGCTGGAGGATGGGTTCGGGATCAACCTTGTGGCGGCCCTGCCCGAGGCCGCGCGCTGGACCCATTACTACGCCGGGGGGCGGTCGAAGACCCAGCTTGACTATGTCATCGCCTCGCCCGCCCTGGCCGCACGGGTGCGCAGCACCCCCGAGATCATCCGGACGGGCATGCCCCAGCGCGTGCCCAACCTCGATACCCCGCGTTACCCCCGGATCGGATGGGACCGGCCCAAGGCCAGCGACCATTGCCCGGTCGTCGTGGAATTCGACATCTGA
- a CDS encoding aminopeptidase P family protein has product MFQSFSATTTPDQGPPRLAALRAEMAAEELAGFLVPRADAHQGEYVAPRDDRLAWLTGFTGSAGFCIALAGTAGIFIDGRYTLQVRAQVDNGAFTPVPWPKTQPGPWLREALPTGVIGFDPWLHTNAEIARLEASLGDALSLRRTDNLIDRIWPDQPAPPQGAVIVHPDSLAGRSSAEKRRSLAQHLTESGAKSVVLTLPDSLCWLLNIRGADIPRNPVVHAFAVLHDDASCDLFIDPAKLDDDLRAHLGPEIRCHPPHDLAAALGALAGPVQVDPNTAPVAIFDLMAAQDTPVIEADDPCILPKACKTAAEIAGTTEAHLRDGAAVVEFLTWFSGQNPAELTEIDVVMALEAARQATGALRDISFETICGTGPNGAIVHYRVTEGTNRRITPGDLLLIDSGGQYADGTTDITRTLATGTPPEGARAAFTRVLQGMIAISRARWPKGLAGRDLDALARAPLWMAGQDYDHGTGHGVGTYLCVHEGPQRLSRISEVPLESGMILSNEPGYYREGAFGIRLENLVVVTQADPPEGGDPQREMLRFDTLTYVPLETALIDTAMLSQAEIDWIDTYHAETRQRLRDRLTPEARRWLDRATRPL; this is encoded by the coding sequence ATGTTCCAATCTTTTTCCGCCACCACCACCCCCGATCAGGGGCCACCCCGTCTTGCGGCCCTGCGCGCCGAAATGGCCGCGGAGGAGCTCGCGGGTTTTCTCGTGCCGCGCGCCGACGCGCATCAGGGAGAATACGTGGCCCCGCGCGACGACAGGCTTGCGTGGCTCACGGGGTTCACCGGCTCCGCGGGGTTCTGCATCGCCCTGGCCGGGACCGCAGGGATCTTCATCGACGGGCGCTACACCCTGCAGGTCCGCGCGCAGGTCGACAACGGGGCATTCACCCCGGTTCCCTGGCCCAAGACGCAACCGGGCCCCTGGCTGCGCGAAGCGCTTCCCACCGGGGTGATCGGGTTCGACCCCTGGCTGCATACCAATGCCGAGATCGCGCGGCTGGAGGCGAGCCTCGGCGACGCGCTGTCCTTGCGCCGCACGGACAACCTGATCGACAGGATCTGGCCGGATCAGCCCGCGCCACCCCAAGGCGCGGTCATCGTCCATCCCGATAGCCTGGCCGGTCGCAGCAGCGCCGAGAAGCGCAGGTCCCTCGCGCAGCACCTGACCGAGTCCGGGGCAAAATCCGTGGTCCTCACCCTGCCCGACAGCCTGTGCTGGCTGCTCAACATCCGCGGCGCGGATATCCCACGCAACCCGGTGGTCCATGCCTTCGCGGTCCTACATGACGATGCAAGCTGCGATCTCTTCATCGATCCGGCCAAGCTCGATGACGATCTGCGCGCCCATCTCGGGCCCGAGATCCGCTGCCACCCGCCGCACGACCTGGCCGCAGCCCTCGGCGCGCTGGCCGGTCCGGTCCAGGTCGACCCGAACACCGCGCCTGTCGCGATCTTCGACCTGATGGCCGCCCAGGACACCCCGGTGATCGAGGCCGACGACCCCTGCATCCTGCCCAAGGCCTGCAAGACCGCGGCCGAGATCGCGGGCACCACCGAGGCGCACCTGCGCGACGGGGCAGCGGTTGTCGAGTTCCTCACCTGGTTCTCGGGTCAAAACCCCGCGGAGCTGACCGAAATCGACGTGGTCATGGCGCTCGAAGCCGCCCGGCAGGCCACGGGCGCCCTGCGCGACATCAGTTTCGAGACGATCTGCGGCACTGGCCCGAACGGCGCCATCGTCCATTACCGCGTGACCGAAGGCACCAACCGGCGGATCACCCCCGGCGATCTGCTGCTGATCGACAGCGGTGGCCAGTATGCGGACGGGACGACCGACATCACCCGCACGCTGGCCACAGGCACCCCGCCGGAGGGCGCCAGAGCCGCCTTCACACGGGTCCTGCAGGGCATGATCGCCATCAGCCGCGCGCGCTGGCCCAAGGGGTTGGCAGGTCGCGACCTGGACGCGCTGGCCCGCGCCCCGCTGTGGATGGCCGGGCAAGATTACGACCACGGCACCGGGCACGGTGTGGGCACCTATCTGTGCGTCCACGAAGGCCCGCAGCGGCTCAGCCGGATCAGCGAAGTGCCCCTCGAGTCGGGCATGATCCTCAGCAACGAGCCCGGCTATTATCGCGAAGGCGCCTTCGGCATCCGGCTAGAGAACCTCGTCGTCGTCACGCAGGCCGACCCGCCCGAGGGCGGCGATCCGCAACGCGAGATGTTGCGCTTCGACACCCTGACTTACGTCCCGCTCGAGACCGCCCTCATCGACACCGCGATGCTGTCGCAGGCCGAGATCGACTGGATCGACACCTATCACGCGGAAACCCGCCAGCGCCTCCGGGACCGGCTGACGCCCGAGGCGCGTCGCTGGCTGGACAGGGCAACGCGCCCGCTGTGA
- a CDS encoding DUF427 domain-containing protein has product MSEHIKIHKAPGTWTVRAGGAVLVESANALELVEGGMPPVIYFPRSDIGMAFLEPSETRSHCPHKGDASYYSIQAKSGLIPDAGWSYESPKDAVARIRDHIAFFPDKVTVEQL; this is encoded by the coding sequence ATGAGCGAGCATATCAAGATCCACAAGGCCCCCGGCACCTGGACCGTCCGCGCGGGCGGTGCCGTGCTGGTCGAAAGCGCCAACGCCCTCGAACTGGTCGAAGGCGGCATGCCGCCGGTAATCTACTTCCCCCGGTCCGATATCGGCATGGCCTTCCTCGAGCCGTCCGAAACCCGCTCCCACTGCCCGCACAAGGGCGATGCCAGCTATTACTCGATCCAGGCCAAAAGTGGGCTGATCCCCGATGCCGGCTGGTCCTACGAAAGCCCCAAGGACGCGGTGGCGCGGATCCGCGACCACATCGCCTTTTTCCCGGACAAGGTCACGGTGGAACAACTCTGA
- a CDS encoding inner membrane-spanning protein YciB, whose product MAEQKPINPWVKTGLELGPVLGFFIVYMRIKDEVYPILGQDYSGFIVATVGFIPILLLSIAILWKLTGKLSRMQIMTAVLVIVFGGLTVIFNDEAFFKIKTTIVYGMFAAILGVGLLRGQSYLAFVMEDLMPIAQEGWMLLTKRLAAMFAAMAGANEIVWRTMSTEFWVKFETFALPAALFAFFIAQAKMLERYSLEKKGPEA is encoded by the coding sequence ATGGCAGAGCAGAAACCGATCAATCCCTGGGTGAAGACGGGGCTGGAGCTTGGTCCGGTCCTCGGGTTTTTCATCGTCTACATGCGGATCAAGGATGAGGTGTACCCGATCCTCGGGCAGGACTACAGCGGCTTCATCGTGGCCACGGTCGGGTTCATCCCGATCCTGCTGCTGTCCATCGCGATCCTGTGGAAGCTGACCGGCAAGCTCAGCCGGATGCAGATCATGACCGCCGTGCTGGTGATCGTGTTCGGCGGGTTGACGGTGATCTTCAACGACGAGGCGTTCTTCAAGATCAAGACCACGATCGTCTACGGCATGTTCGCGGCGATCCTCGGGGTCGGGCTGCTGCGCGGGCAATCCTACCTTGCCTTCGTGATGGAGGACCTGATGCCCATCGCGCAGGAAGGCTGGATGCTGCTGACCAAGCGCCTGGCGGCCATGTTCGCGGCCATGGCGGGGGCCAACGAGATTGTCTGGCGCACCATGTCCACGGAATTCTGGGTCAAGTTCGAGACCTTCGCCCTGCCTGCGGCGCTCTTTGCGTTTTTCATTGCCCAGGCGAAGATGCTGGAGCGGTATTCCCTGGAAAAAAAGGGACCGGAGGCCTGA
- a CDS encoding EamA family transporter, with protein sequence MSAWLVSLEGTADGKTLALILALTAAVLHAVFGALQKGRHDPWLSRGAIDTVLFVMAAPLALWVVPWPEPHMWPIFAGVFVIHTAYKTLQAFAYSKGAYTVVYPVVRGTGPLFTVIGAYFVFGEYFTATQWLGVAVLLAGIFGLAAYNLVHIEIDRDTLVPALWLAVATGLFVALYTTYDAYGIRATADPFTFLAWFFFIDSVVFPVLAVLRWRRMADAPRLAPLALRGVIGAVVAWGSFGSVMIATRLDKVGEAAILRETSTVFAAVIGWVFLKETVGPRRMGLMALIAAGAVIVELGA encoded by the coding sequence ATGAGCGCCTGGCTCGTGTCCCTCGAAGGGACGGCGGATGGCAAGACGCTCGCCCTGATCCTCGCGCTGACCGCGGCGGTGCTGCATGCGGTGTTCGGCGCGCTGCAGAAGGGGCGCCACGACCCCTGGCTGTCCCGCGGGGCGATCGACACCGTGCTGTTCGTGATGGCGGCGCCACTGGCGCTCTGGGTGGTGCCCTGGCCCGAGCCGCATATGTGGCCGATCTTCGCCGGGGTCTTCGTGATCCATACGGCCTACAAGACCCTGCAGGCCTTCGCCTATTCCAAGGGCGCCTATACGGTCGTCTACCCGGTGGTGCGCGGCACGGGGCCCCTGTTCACGGTAATCGGGGCCTATTTCGTCTTTGGGGAGTATTTCACGGCGACCCAGTGGCTGGGGGTCGCGGTGCTTCTGGCGGGGATCTTCGGGCTGGCGGCCTACAACCTCGTGCATATCGAGATCGACCGGGACACGCTGGTCCCGGCGCTCTGGCTGGCGGTGGCGACGGGGCTCTTCGTGGCGCTCTATACCACCTATGACGCATACGGTATCCGCGCCACGGCGGACCCCTTCACCTTCCTCGCGTGGTTCTTCTTCATCGACAGCGTGGTCTTTCCGGTGCTGGCGGTCCTGCGCTGGCGCCGCATGGCCGATGCACCCCGCCTGGCACCCCTGGCTCTGCGGGGCGTGATCGGGGCGGTGGTGGCCTGGGGCAGCTTCGGCTCGGTGATGATCGCCACCCGGCTCGACAAGGTGGGCGAGGCCGCGATCCTGCGGGAAACCTCGACCGTTTTCGCCGCCGTGATCGGCTGGGTCTTCCTGAAAGAGACCGTGGGGCCGCGACGGATGGGCCTGATGGCATTGATCGCGGCGGGAGCTGTGATAGTTGAGTTGGGAGCATGA